In the genome of Pseudomonas bubulae, one region contains:
- a CDS encoding NAD-glutamate dehydrogenase, with protein MAFFTAASKADFQHQLQAALAQHISEQALPQVALFAEQFFGIISLDELTQRRMSDLAGCTLSAWRLLERFDPAQPQVRVFNPDYERHGWQSTHTAVEVLHHDLPFLVDSVRTELNRRGYSIHTLQTTVLSVRRGGKGELLEILPKGTTGEGVSQESLMYLEIDRCAHAAELNVLSKELEQVLGEVRVAVADFEPMKAKVQELLASVDNCQYAVDADEKAEVKSFLEWLVGNHFTFLGYEEFVVRDDADGGHIEYDPDSFLGLTKLLRAGLTAEDLRIEDYAVSYLREPTLLSFAKAAHPSRVHRPAYPDYVSIRQIDASGKVIKECRFMGLYTSSVYGESVRVIPYIRRKVAEIERRSGFQAKAHLGKELAQVVEVLPRDDLFQTPVDELFNTVMSIVQIQERNKIRVFLRKDPYGRFCYCLAYVPRDIYSTEVRQKIQQVLMERLQASDCEFWTFFSESVLARVQLILRVDPKNRIDIDPLLLEKEVVQACRSWQDDYASLVVESFGEANGTKVLADFPKGFPAGYRERFAAHSAVVDMQHLMNLSEKNPLVMSFYQPLGQSAGQELHCKLYHADTPLALSDVLPILENLGLRVLGEFPYRLRHANGREFWIHDFAFTAGEGLNLDIQQLNDTLQDAFVHIVRGDAENDAFNRLVLTAGLPWRDVALLRAYARYLKQIRLGFDLGYIASTLNNHTDIARELTRLFKTRFYLARKLTAEDLEDKQLRLEQAILTALDDVQVLNEDRILRRYLDLIKATLRTNFYQPDGNGHNRSYFSFKFNPHLIPELPRPVPKFEIFVYSPRVEGVHLRFGNVARGGLRWSDREEDFRTEVLGLVKAQQVKNSVIVPVGAKGGFVPRRLPLGGGRDEIQAEAIACYRIFISGLLDITDNLKDGALVPPLNVVRHDDDDPYLVVAADKGTATFSDIANGIAIDYGFWLGDAFASGGSAGYDHKKMGITAKGAWVGVQRHFKERGINVQKDSISVVGIGDMAGDVFGNGLLMSDQLQLVAAFNHLHIFIDPNPEPASSFAERQRLFDLPRSAWSDYDTGIMSAGGGIFSRSAKSIAISAQMKERFAITADRLTPTELLNALLKAPVDLLWNGGIGTYVKASSESHADVGDKANDALRVNGNELRCKVVGEGGNLGMTQLGRVEFNLNGGGSNTDFIDNAGGVDCSDHEVNIKILLNEVVQAGDMTEKQRNQLLGSMTDEVGGLVLGNNYKQTQAISLAARKAYERIAEYKRLMNDLEARGKLDRAIEFLPSEEQLNERVAAGHGLTRAELSVLISYSKIDLKEALLNSRVPDDDYLTRDMETAFPPMLVSKFAEAMRRHRLKREIVSTQIANDLVNHMGITFVERLKESTGMSAANVAGAYVIVRDIFHLPHWFRQIEALDYQVPAEIQLALMDELMRLGRRATRWFLRSRRNELDAARDVAHFGPHLAALGLKLDELLEGPTREGWQTRYQAYVEAGVPELLARMVAGTTHLYTLLPIIEASDVTGQNAADVAKTYFAVGSALDLTWYLQQISNLPVENNWQALAREAFRDDIDWQQRAITISVLQMTEAGESIEARLALWLEQNHSMVERWRSMLVDLRAATGSDYAMYAVANRELLDLALSGQSGL; from the coding sequence ATGGCGTTCTTCACCGCAGCCAGCAAAGCCGACTTCCAGCATCAACTGCAAGCGGCACTGGCGCAGCACATCAGTGAACAGGCACTGCCACAAGTGGCGCTGTTCGCCGAGCAATTCTTCGGCATCATTTCTCTGGATGAACTTACCCAGCGGCGCATGTCCGACCTCGCCGGCTGCACGCTGTCGGCGTGGCGCCTGCTGGAGCGTTTCGACCCGGCCCAGCCGCAAGTGCGGGTGTTCAACCCCGACTACGAGCGCCACGGCTGGCAGTCCACCCACACGGCAGTTGAAGTCCTGCACCACGACCTGCCGTTTCTGGTGGACTCGGTGCGTACCGAGCTGAACCGTCGCGGTTACAGCATTCATACCCTGCAAACCACGGTGTTGAGCGTGCGTCGCGGCGGCAAAGGCGAGTTGCTGGAAATCCTGCCCAAGGGCACCACGGGGGAAGGCGTCTCGCAAGAGTCGCTGATGTACCTGGAAATCGATCGCTGCGCACACGCTGCCGAATTGAATGTGCTGAGCAAGGAACTGGAGCAGGTTCTGGGTGAAGTACGGGTTGCCGTGGCTGACTTCGAGCCGATGAAGGCCAAGGTGCAGGAGCTGCTGGCCAGTGTCGACAACTGCCAGTACGCCGTCGATGCCGATGAGAAAGCCGAAGTCAAAAGCTTCCTGGAATGGCTGGTGGGCAACCACTTCACCTTCCTGGGCTATGAAGAATTTGTGGTGCGTGACGATGCCGATGGCGGTCATATCGAATATGACCCCGACTCGTTCCTGGGCTTGACCAAGCTGTTGCGCGCCGGGCTCACCGCCGAAGACCTGCGTATCGAAGACTACGCCGTCAGCTACCTGCGCGAGCCGACCCTGCTGTCGTTCGCCAAGGCCGCGCACCCGAGCCGTGTGCATCGCCCGGCGTACCCGGACTATGTGTCGATTCGCCAGATCGATGCCAGCGGCAAGGTCATCAAGGAGTGCCGCTTTATGGGCCTGTACACCTCTTCGGTGTACGGCGAGAGCGTGCGGGTGATCCCTTATATTCGTCGCAAGGTGGCAGAAATCGAGCGCCGCTCGGGCTTCCAGGCCAAGGCTCACCTGGGCAAGGAACTGGCTCAGGTGGTGGAAGTCCTGCCCCGTGACGACCTGTTCCAGACTCCGGTGGACGAACTGTTCAACACCGTGATGTCGATCGTGCAAATCCAGGAGCGCAACAAGATTCGCGTGTTCCTGCGCAAGGACCCGTACGGCCGCTTCTGCTATTGCCTGGCCTACGTACCGCGGGATATCTATTCCACCGAAGTGCGGCAGAAAATCCAGCAGGTGCTGATGGAGCGTCTGCAGGCGTCGGATTGCGAGTTCTGGACCTTCTTCTCGGAGTCGGTGCTGGCCCGCGTGCAGCTGATTCTGCGGGTTGACCCGAAAAACCGCATCGATATCGACCCGCTGTTGCTGGAAAAAGAAGTGGTCCAGGCCTGCCGCAGCTGGCAGGACGACTACGCCAGCCTGGTGGTCGAAAGTTTTGGCGAGGCCAATGGCACCAAGGTGCTGGCCGATTTCCCCAAAGGTTTCCCGGCAGGCTATCGCGAGCGCTTTGCTGCACATTCGGCCGTGGTCGACATGCAGCACCTGATGAACCTGAGCGAAAAGAACCCGCTGGTGATGAGTTTCTATCAGCCGCTGGGGCAAAGTGCCGGTCAGGAGCTGCATTGCAAGCTGTATCACGCCGATACGCCGCTGGCCCTGTCCGATGTCCTGCCGATTCTGGAGAACCTCGGCCTGCGCGTGCTGGGCGAGTTCCCGTACCGTTTGCGGCATGCCAATGGCCGTGAGTTCTGGATCCATGACTTCGCCTTTACCGCTGGCGAAGGCTTGAACCTGGATATCCAGCAACTCAACGACACGCTGCAGGATGCGTTCGTGCATATCGTACGCGGCGATGCCGAGAACGATGCGTTCAACCGCCTGGTACTGACTGCCGGCCTGCCATGGCGCGACGTGGCGCTGCTGCGTGCGTACGCGCGTTACCTGAAGCAGATTCGCCTGGGTTTTGACCTGGGTTATATCGCCAGCACCCTGAACAACCACACCGACATCGCCCGCGAGTTGACCCGGCTGTTCAAGACCCGCTTCTACCTGGCGCGCAAGCTGACGGCCGAAGACCTCGAAGACAAGCAGCTGCGTCTGGAACAGGCGATCCTGACAGCGCTGGACGATGTGCAGGTGCTCAACGAAGACCGCATCCTGCGTCGCTACCTGGACTTGATCAAAGCCACGTTGCGCACCAACTTCTACCAGCCGGATGGCAACGGTCACAACCGTTCGTACTTCAGCTTCAAGTTCAACCCGCACCTGATCCCCGAGCTGCCAAGGCCGGTGCCGAAGTTTGAAATCTTCGTCTACTCGCCGCGGGTTGAAGGCGTGCACTTGCGCTTCGGCAACGTGGCCCGTGGCGGCTTGCGCTGGTCGGACCGTGAAGAAGACTTCCGCACCGAAGTGCTGGGCCTGGTAAAAGCCCAGCAAGTGAAAAACTCGGTCATTGTGCCGGTGGGTGCCAAAGGCGGCTTCGTGCCGCGCCGCCTGCCGCTGGGCGGCGGCCGTGATGAAATCCAGGCCGAGGCGATTGCCTGCTACCGGATCTTTATTTCCGGCCTGCTGGACATCACCGACAACTTGAAAGACGGCGCATTGGTACCGCCGTTGAACGTGGTCCGTCACGATGATGATGACCCGTACCTGGTGGTGGCTGCCGACAAGGGCACCGCGACCTTCTCCGATATCGCCAACGGCATTGCCATCGATTACGGCTTCTGGCTGGGCGATGCGTTCGCTTCGGGCGGTTCGGCCGGTTATGACCATAAAAAGATGGGCATTACCGCCAAAGGTGCCTGGGTTGGCGTGCAGCGTCACTTTAAAGAGCGCGGGATCAACGTTCAGAAAGACAGCATCAGCGTGGTCGGTATCGGCGATATGGCCGGTGACGTGTTCGGCAACGGCCTGCTGATGTCCGATCAGTTGCAACTGGTCGCGGCGTTCAACCACCTGCATATCTTTATCGACCCGAACCCGGAGCCTGCCAGCAGCTTCGCCGAGCGTCAGCGCCTGTTCGATCTGCCGCGTTCGGCGTGGTCGGACTACGACACCGGCATCATGTCGGCGGGCGGCGGGATCTTCTCGCGCAGCGCGAAAAGCATCGCCATCTCCGCGCAGATGAAAGAGCGCTTCGCGATTACCGCTGACAGGCTGACCCCCACCGAACTGCTCAATGCCTTGCTCAAGGCCCCGGTGGACCTGCTGTGGAACGGCGGTATCGGCACCTACGTCAAGGCCAGTAGCGAAAGCCATGCCGATGTCGGCGACAAGGCCAATGATGCATTACGGGTCAACGGCAATGAGCTGCGCTGCAAGGTGGTAGGCGAGGGCGGCAACCTGGGCATGACCCAGCTGGGCCGTGTCGAGTTCAACCTCAATGGCGGCGGCTCCAATACGGACTTTATCGATAATGCCGGCGGTGTGGACTGCTCTGACCACGAAGTGAATATCAAGATCCTGCTCAATGAAGTGGTGCAGGCCGGCGATATGACCGAGAAGCAGCGTAACCAGCTGCTGGGCAGCATGACCGATGAGGTGGGCGGCCTGGTCCTGGGCAACAACTACAAGCAGACCCAGGCCATTTCGCTGGCCGCGCGCAAGGCCTATGAGCGGATTGCCGAATACAAGCGCCTGATGAACGATCTGGAAGCCCGTGGCAAGCTGGACCGTGCCATCGAGTTCCTGCCGTCAGAAGAGCAGCTCAACGAGCGCGTAGCGGCGGGCCACGGTCTGACCCGTGCCGAGCTGTCGGTGTTGATCTCCTACAGCAAGATCGACCTTAAAGAGGCGCTGCTCAACTCCCGGGTGCCGGATGACGACTACCTGACCCGGGACATGGAAACCGCGTTCCCGCCGATGCTGGTGAGCAAATTTGCCGAAGCCATGCGTCGCCATCGCCTGAAGCGTGAAATCGTCAGCACCCAGATTGCCAACGATCTGGTCAACCATATGGGCATCACCTTTGTCGAGCGCCTGAAAGAGTCGACGGGGATGAGTGCTGCCAACGTGGCCGGCGCCTACGTCATCGTGCGTGATATTTTCCACCTGCCGCACTGGTTCCGGCAGATCGAGGCGCTGGACTATCAGGTACCGGCTGAAATCCAGCTGGCGCTGATGGATGAGTTGATGCGTCTGGGTCGCCGCGCTACACGCTGGTTCCTGCGCAGCCGTCGTAACGAGCTGGATGCTGCACGGGATGTGGCGCATTTCGGCCCGCATCTGGCGGCATTGGGCCTCAAGCTCGACGAACTGCTGGAAGGACCGACCCGCGAAGGCTGGCAGACCCGCTATCAGGCCTACGTCGAGGCGGGCGTGCCGGAGTTGCTGGCGCGCATGGTAGCGGGTACCACGCACCTGTATACCCTGTTGCCGATTATCGAGGCTTCGGATGTCACCGGGCAAAATGCTGCGGATGTGGCCAAGACGTACTTCGCCGTGGGCAGTGCGCTGGACCTGACCTGGTACTTGCAGCAGATCAGCAACCTGCCGGTGGAGAACAACTGGCAGGCCCTGGCCCGCGAGGCGTTCCGCGACGATATCGACTGGCAGCAGCGGGCAATTACCATTTCGGTGTTGCAGATGACCGAGGCCGGGGAAAGTATCGAGGCACGGCTGGCGCTGTGGCTTGAACAGAACCACTCGATGGTTGAGCGCTGGCGCTCGATGCTGGTGGATCTGCGTGCCGCCACCGGCAGCGACTATGCCATGTACGCGGTGGCCAACCGCGAGCTGCTGGACCTGGCGTTAAGCGGTCAATCAGGGCTCTGA
- the rssB gene encoding two-component system response regulator RssB: protein MQKTSATLLIIDDDQVVRASLAAYLEDSGFSVLQANNGLQGLQMFEQEQPDLIICDLRMPQMSGLEVIRQVAQRSAQTPVIVISGAGVMSDVVEALRLGAADYLIKPLEDLAVLEHSVHRALDRARLQLENQRYREKLESANRELEASLHLLQEDQNAGRQVQMNMLPVSPWTTDEFSFAHKIIPSLYLSGDFVDYFRVDERRVAFYLADVSGHGASSAFVTVLLKFMTTRLLFESKRNGTLPEFKPSEVLGHINRGLINCKLGKHVTMVGGVINEESGELTYSIGGHLPLPVLYTPDSVRYLEGRGLPVGLFNEATYEDQVMKLPEAFSLTLMSDGILDLLTEPTLKEKEAALPQRVKAAGGSLDGLRKVFGLATLGEMPDDIALLVLSRNLK from the coding sequence ATGCAAAAAACCAGTGCCACGCTGCTGATCATTGATGACGACCAGGTAGTACGCGCAAGTCTGGCGGCCTACCTGGAAGACAGCGGCTTCAGCGTCCTTCAGGCCAATAATGGCTTGCAAGGCCTTCAGATGTTCGAGCAAGAGCAGCCAGATCTGATCATCTGTGACCTGCGCATGCCGCAAATGAGTGGCCTGGAGGTGATTCGCCAGGTTGCCCAGCGGTCGGCGCAAACGCCGGTGATCGTCATCTCGGGCGCAGGCGTGATGAGCGATGTGGTCGAGGCTTTGCGCCTTGGCGCTGCCGACTACCTGATCAAGCCGCTGGAAGACCTTGCCGTGCTGGAGCATTCGGTTCACCGAGCTCTGGATCGTGCGCGGTTGCAGCTTGAGAACCAGCGCTACCGTGAGAAGCTGGAGTCGGCCAACCGGGAACTGGAAGCCAGCCTGCATTTGCTGCAGGAAGACCAGAACGCCGGCCGGCAGGTGCAGATGAACATGCTGCCGGTCAGCCCCTGGACCACTGATGAGTTCAGTTTTGCCCACAAGATCATCCCGTCACTGTATCTGTCCGGGGATTTTGTCGACTACTTCCGGGTTGACGAGCGTCGGGTCGCTTTTTATCTGGCGGATGTTTCCGGGCACGGCGCCTCTTCGGCCTTTGTCACGGTGCTGCTCAAGTTCATGACCACGCGCCTGCTGTTCGAGTCCAAGCGCAATGGCACCTTGCCGGAGTTCAAGCCCTCCGAAGTGCTTGGGCATATCAACCGTGGTCTGATCAACTGCAAGCTGGGCAAGCACGTGACCATGGTGGGCGGTGTGATCAATGAAGAAAGCGGCGAGCTGACCTATAGCATTGGCGGGCACTTGCCGCTGCCGGTGCTCTACACTCCAGACAGTGTCCGTTATCTGGAAGGGCGGGGTTTGCCCGTTGGCCTGTTCAACGAAGCCACCTATGAAGACCAGGTTATGAAATTGCCTGAAGCTTTCAGCCTGACTCTGATGTCTGACGGTATCCTGGATCTTTTGACCGAGCCGACGCTCAAAGAGAAAGAAGCTGCTTTGCCGCAACGGGTGAAAGCAGCAGGCGGCAGCCTGGATGGTCTGCGCAAAGTGTTTGGATTAGCTACGCTAGGGGAGATGCCGGATGATATCGCCTTGTTGGTGTTGAGCAGGAATCTTAAATGA
- a CDS encoding helix-turn-helix domain-containing protein: MSRQTVALHAKHPSFAAMPGATPRTVVVLAFDELLLLNAAGPLEVFAAIPRLLGGTFASDPPYRLLLVSPMGGQITSVSGISVNTLSLEQIDQQADVIDTLIVAGGPGVAALEASVPVCSWLRRRATAVRRLCSIGTGTFALAAAGLLEGRKVVTHWKFAEELQARYPTLQCQTEGLYLHDANLWTCAGAAAGIDLALGLVEQDLGPHAALELARYFTVFVWRSAAQPQLSASLNAQSLALRTAPDVRLVRLHAWIAANLQSDLRVEILAEQFGMSARHFARAYVATTGHTPAHAVELLRIEAACQLLRTTSEPIKRIAETAGFGREERMRRGFHKHLGIGPQHYRNQSRCAAPQG; encoded by the coding sequence ATGTCGAGGCAAACCGTGGCGCTCCATGCCAAACACCCCTCTTTTGCTGCCATGCCGGGCGCCACGCCGCGTACGGTGGTGGTGCTGGCATTCGATGAGCTGTTGTTGCTCAACGCCGCGGGGCCACTTGAGGTCTTCGCCGCGATACCGCGGCTGTTGGGCGGCACTTTTGCCAGCGATCCACCTTATCGGCTGTTGCTCGTATCGCCCATGGGAGGCCAGATAACCTCGGTTTCCGGGATCAGCGTCAATACACTGTCCCTGGAACAGATCGACCAGCAAGCGGACGTTATCGACACCCTGATCGTGGCAGGGGGGCCGGGTGTGGCAGCACTTGAAGCCAGCGTACCTGTGTGCAGCTGGTTGCGCCGCCGCGCCACGGCCGTACGCAGGCTGTGTTCCATAGGTACTGGTACATTCGCCTTGGCCGCTGCCGGTCTGCTTGAGGGGCGCAAGGTGGTGACCCACTGGAAGTTTGCCGAAGAACTGCAAGCCCGCTACCCGACGCTCCAGTGCCAGACTGAAGGGTTGTACCTGCATGACGCGAATCTGTGGACGTGCGCGGGAGCTGCTGCCGGTATCGACCTGGCGCTGGGGCTGGTGGAGCAGGATCTCGGCCCCCATGCGGCATTGGAGCTGGCGCGCTATTTCACCGTTTTCGTATGGCGCTCGGCGGCTCAACCCCAGCTCAGCGCTTCGCTCAATGCCCAGTCCCTGGCTTTGCGTACAGCCCCTGACGTGCGCCTGGTGCGTCTGCATGCCTGGATTGCAGCCAACCTGCAAAGCGACCTGCGTGTGGAAATACTGGCGGAGCAATTTGGCATGAGTGCGCGCCACTTTGCCCGTGCCTACGTGGCCACTACTGGCCATACACCTGCACATGCGGTAGAGCTCTTACGTATTGAAGCTGCCTGCCAGTTGCTGAGAACCACCAGCGAGCCGATCAAACGGATAGCCGAAACCGCAGGTTTTGGTCGGGAAGAGCGTATGCGGCGAGGGTTTCACAAGCACTTGGGCATCGGCCCGCAGCATTACCGCAACCAGAGTCGATGCGCTGCACCGCAAGGCTGA
- a CDS encoding aryl-sulfate sulfotransferase, giving the protein MSKLHNTTLKRHKTGLVGVDHARSAGGYTLFAPQTADGNVFLIDLEGEIVHRWKLPWRPGRDAVILRNGNLGYNGNHPDSPELFTGWSVWHGGAFSEVTAEGEVVWEHTDLMHHHDAQWLDNGHLLYTTVEPLSPQLAARVVGGIPGSEAPGGVIYADVVKEVDRQGHVVWEWRSWEHLRPEDYPLHDAFERYHWPMTNAVSPGRDGKIILSLRSVSAVIAISRSSSKVLWRLGHDLVAQQHCPSELENGNVLVFDNGIFRPHTSMPHSRILEIEPLSQQIVWQYADTPGYAFFTPFMGGAQRLHNGNTLVTEANFGRLFEITPTGEVVWEYINPFFAPYPDAASRAYLPGENNAIFRAHRYQRREIPWLVVT; this is encoded by the coding sequence ATGTCAAAACTGCACAACACCACCCTGAAGCGCCACAAGACCGGTCTGGTCGGCGTCGACCACGCCCGTAGCGCCGGTGGCTACACACTGTTCGCCCCGCAAACGGCAGATGGCAATGTATTCCTGATCGATCTGGAAGGCGAAATCGTACACCGCTGGAAGCTGCCCTGGCGCCCCGGCCGCGACGCCGTAATACTGCGCAACGGCAACCTGGGATACAACGGCAACCACCCCGACTCGCCAGAGTTGTTTACGGGCTGGTCAGTCTGGCACGGCGGCGCCTTCAGCGAAGTCACTGCCGAGGGAGAAGTGGTCTGGGAACACACTGACCTGATGCACCATCACGATGCCCAATGGCTGGACAACGGTCATCTGCTCTACACCACCGTTGAACCGCTGAGCCCGCAGCTGGCCGCGCGCGTGGTGGGTGGCATTCCTGGCAGCGAAGCACCCGGCGGGGTGATCTATGCCGATGTGGTCAAAGAAGTCGACCGCCAGGGCCATGTGGTGTGGGAGTGGCGCAGCTGGGAGCACCTGCGCCCTGAAGACTATCCGCTGCATGATGCGTTTGAGCGCTACCACTGGCCGATGACCAACGCCGTCTCGCCGGGCCGCGATGGCAAGATCATTCTCAGCCTGCGCAGCGTCTCTGCGGTGATTGCCATTTCGCGCAGCAGCAGTAAGGTGCTGTGGCGCCTGGGCCATGATCTGGTTGCGCAACAGCACTGCCCGAGCGAGCTGGAAAACGGCAACGTGCTGGTATTCGACAACGGCATCTTTCGGCCACATACCAGCATGCCGCACTCACGAATACTGGAAATAGAGCCACTGAGCCAACAGATCGTGTGGCAGTACGCCGATACCCCGGGCTATGCCTTTTTCACCCCGTTCATGGGCGGCGCGCAACGCCTGCACAACGGCAATACGCTGGTGACCGAGGCCAATTTTGGTCGACTGTTTGAAATCACGCCGACGGGAGAAGTGGTCTGGGAATATATCAATCCCTTCTTTGCCCCGTACCCGGATGCAGCCTCCAGAGCCTATCTGCCGGGTGAAAACAACGCGATCTTCCGCGCGCACCGTTATCAGCGCCGGGAAATACCATGGTTGGTTGTAACATAA
- a CDS encoding LysR family transcriptional regulator, which translates to MHFDLVDLRLFIHIAESPSLTQGARKAFISPPAASARIKSLEENLASRLLYRDSRGVELTPAGELFLHHARMIMRQVDYMKSEFTEYDTDASGHIRIFANTTAATEFLPGILAGFLAERPGVTVDLQERLSRDIVRGVMDGSTDMGIIAGPVEADSLQVIHFSTDQLILVTSLDHPLARSRSIKLAETLAYPHIGLHEGTTLLRFLNEQVALHGNTLNMRIKVYSFEAMCRMVEAGVGIAILPESSARRHQQTMGLSVIELDEPWRVRERSILVRDLQALPKVTRALINRVLEHHKSVEPGN; encoded by the coding sequence ATGCATTTTGATCTTGTCGACCTGCGCCTGTTTATTCATATCGCCGAATCCCCCAGCCTCACCCAGGGTGCGCGCAAGGCGTTTATCTCGCCGCCAGCCGCCAGTGCACGGATCAAGAGCCTGGAAGAGAACCTGGCCAGCCGCCTGTTGTACCGCGACAGCCGCGGGGTTGAACTGACCCCCGCCGGTGAACTGTTCTTGCACCATGCGCGGATGATCATGCGCCAGGTGGACTATATGAAAAGCGAGTTCACCGAGTACGACACCGACGCGTCGGGGCATATCAGGATCTTTGCCAACACCACGGCGGCCACTGAATTCTTGCCCGGTATCCTGGCCGGTTTTCTTGCCGAACGCCCCGGTGTAACAGTGGACCTGCAAGAGCGCCTGAGCCGCGATATCGTCCGCGGGGTCATGGATGGCTCAACGGATATGGGCATCATTGCCGGTCCGGTCGAGGCTGACAGCCTGCAGGTCATCCACTTCAGCACCGACCAATTGATCCTGGTCACCTCACTGGATCACCCCCTGGCCCGCTCCAGGTCGATCAAGCTGGCCGAAACCCTGGCCTATCCGCATATCGGCCTGCACGAAGGCACTACCCTGCTGCGATTTTTAAATGAGCAGGTCGCCCTGCACGGCAATACCCTGAACATGCGCATCAAGGTCTACAGCTTCGAAGCGATGTGCCGGATGGTCGAAGCCGGGGTGGGTATCGCCATCCTGCCGGAGTCTTCGGCCCGTCGTCACCAGCAGACCATGGGCCTGTCGGTGATCGAACTGGACGAGCCCTGGCGGGTGCGCGAACGCAGCATTCTGGTGCGCGACCTGCAGGCACTGCCCAAGGTGACCCGGGCCTTGATCAACAGGGTGCTGGAGCATCACAAGAGCGTTGAACCAGGCAATTAG
- a CDS encoding VacJ family lipoprotein, which translates to MRWTVRLAPLFVCAGVAMMPFAANAATEDDPWEGFNRVVFKFNDTLDTYALKPIAQGYQFITPQFLEDGIHNMYRNVGDVRNLANNVLQVKPHAAGVDTARLLMNTIIGVGGFFDVGTKMGLQRNDEDFGQTLGYWGLSSGPYLVLPLLGPSTVRDALGIYPDSYAEPYRYMHDVSARNTVAGMKIIDARANLLSAEKLITGDKYIFIRNAYLQSREFKVKDGQVVDDF; encoded by the coding sequence ATGCGCTGGACTGTTCGTCTCGCCCCATTGTTTGTCTGTGCCGGTGTGGCCATGATGCCGTTTGCTGCCAATGCCGCCACCGAGGATGACCCGTGGGAAGGGTTTAACCGGGTTGTGTTCAAGTTTAACGACACCCTCGACACCTATGCCCTGAAGCCGATTGCCCAGGGCTACCAGTTCATCACTCCGCAGTTTCTGGAGGATGGCATCCACAATATGTACCGCAACGTCGGTGACGTGCGCAACCTGGCCAACAACGTGCTGCAGGTAAAACCCCACGCTGCGGGCGTGGATACCGCCCGTTTGCTGATGAACACCATTATCGGTGTCGGCGGCTTCTTTGATGTGGGCACCAAGATGGGCCTGCAGCGCAACGACGAAGACTTTGGCCAGACCCTTGGCTACTGGGGGCTGAGCAGCGGCCCTTACCTTGTATTGCCGCTGCTGGGCCCAAGTACGGTGCGAGATGCCCTGGGCATCTACCCGGACTCCTATGCCGAACCTTACCGCTACATGCATGACGTTTCAGCACGTAACACCGTTGCCGGGATGAAAATCATCGATGCCCGCGCCAATCTGCTGTCGGCCGAAAAATTGATCACGGGGGATAAATACATCTTTATCCGCAATGCGTATCTGCAAAGCCGTGAATTCAAGGTCAAGGACGGACAGGTTGTCGACGACTTCTGA
- a CDS encoding DUF4404 family protein yields MPARDLQEQLNTLREQLEQNPPLTQEEREHLNQLATQIQAQIDIEKATNDSSLADSVNLAVERFEVDHPTLAVTLRSIVQTLGNIGI; encoded by the coding sequence ATGCCTGCCCGCGATCTGCAAGAACAACTCAATACCTTGCGCGAGCAACTGGAACAGAACCCGCCGCTCACCCAGGAAGAGCGTGAACACTTGAACCAGCTCGCCACACAAATCCAGGCTCAGATCGACATCGAAAAAGCGACCAACGATTCCAGCCTTGCCGACAGCGTCAACCTCGCTGTAGAGCGCTTTGAGGTCGATCATCCCACTCTCGCCGTTACCCTGCGCAGCATCGTGCAAACCTTGGGCAATATCGGCATCTGA
- the rssC gene encoding anti-sigma factor antagonist RssC, protein MSTGRIQFAEQDGTFVLKFVGEVRLTLCSALDATIERIFTALNFNAIVIDLTETRSIDSTTLGLLAKLSILSRQKTGLLPTVVTTHEDITRLLESMGFDQVFNIIGKPIPCPDCLTDLPSQDQTEEVVRVKVLEAHKILMGLNDSNREAFHDLVNALERN, encoded by the coding sequence ATGAGTACCGGTAGAATTCAGTTCGCCGAACAGGACGGCACTTTTGTCCTGAAGTTTGTGGGTGAAGTGCGTCTGACGTTGTGTTCGGCACTGGATGCGACGATCGAGAGGATTTTCACGGCGTTGAATTTCAATGCCATCGTGATTGACCTCACCGAAACCCGCAGTATCGACAGCACCACCTTGGGTTTGCTGGCGAAACTGTCGATATTGTCGCGCCAAAAAACAGGCCTGTTACCGACTGTTGTCACCACCCACGAAGACATCACCCGGCTGCTGGAGTCGATGGGCTTCGATCAGGTGTTCAACATCATCGGCAAGCCGATCCCTTGCCCGGATTGCCTGACCGACCTGCCTTCGCAGGATCAGACAGAAGAAGTTGTGCGGGTAAAAGTGCTGGAAGCGCACAAGATTCTGATGGGGCTCAACGACTCCAACCGTGAAGCTTTCCATGATCTGGTGAATGCACTCGAGCGGAATTGA